From the Pseudomonadota bacterium genome, one window contains:
- a CDS encoding glycine--tRNA ligase subunit alpha: GELRKRAEWECSTNNFERADVNLHFELFDRYEQQCLSLLALQDSASGAAGFAAEPLDRLVLPAYDHAIKCSHLFNVLDARGAIAVTERQRFIGRVRRLARACAESFVAQREALGYPLLNASPRQGEARRHRQQGEAHGMPSRSGGNAT, translated from the coding sequence CGGCGAGCTGCGCAAGCGTGCGGAATGGGAGTGTAGCACGAACAATTTCGAACGTGCCGACGTGAACCTGCACTTCGAGCTCTTCGACCGCTACGAGCAACAGTGTCTCAGCTTGCTGGCGCTGCAAGACTCCGCGAGCGGTGCAGCGGGTTTCGCTGCGGAACCCCTTGACCGATTGGTGCTGCCTGCCTACGACCACGCGATCAAGTGCAGCCACCTGTTCAACGTGCTCGACGCGCGCGGCGCCATCGCTGTGACCGAGCGCCAGCGTTTCATTGGACGGGTACGACGGCTCGCCCGGGCCTGCGCCGAGTCGTTTGTGGCGCAACGTGAGGCGCTGGGATACCCCCTGCTCAACGCTTCGCCGCGACAGGGCGAAGCGCGCCGCCACCGGCAACAGGGCGAAGCGCACGGCATGCCCTCGCGAAGCGGCGGGAACGCAACGTAG
- the glyS gene encoding glycine--tRNA ligase subunit beta, whose translation MPEPLLLEIGTEELPASFLADALQQLPELARELLAAERLDHGPARAMGTPRRLTLWVDDVREHQRDLREQVLGPAKALAFDTQGRPTKAGTGFARRHGRTASELEVVATPKGDYVAIERRAPGRPAGDVLVGLLGKLCGAISFRKSMRWGTGRVAFGRPIHWIVALLGEHELRFSFAGVTAGRYTRGHRFLAPEAVRIGHPSAYVSALRRAHVVVDPQQRSDVMLSALRASAEQAGGELIEDAFLLSECASLVEEPHVLCGSFDARFLGLPSEVVVAVLRGHQRYFALRAPGGEQLLARYLTVANSPGDSEVVRQGNDRVLRARLADAEFFVAEDRKLTLSERVEKLDQVVFQAKLGSVGDKVRRIIALQSELAGYCEVDLERCRQAARLCKADLTTAIVGEFPELQGVMGSWYAKHEGVEASAARAIQDHYLPVAAHGPVASEAVSACVGVADRIDTLVGCFGIGLSPSGSADPYALRRAALGIVRTALEGPIDVRLKSLVRRTYGLHDPGSLAPCDRVVSELDRFFRARLRAYLGERHTGDVVEACLAAWDFESLEDLAQRLSAVEMLRRMPEYAALTVAFKRSFNIAAEVQGEARRDLMEPGAETVLAEAFDELRPRVERALEIRDYETALVQIARELRQPIDHFFDAVFVMVDDAAVRDNRLRLLASIARLVTRVAHLHQLSPTAAAVPASTAVPASTAVPAATAVPAAAAVPSAGKDRTRHGSRRKP comes from the coding sequence ATGCCCGAGCCGCTGCTACTGGAGATTGGCACCGAAGAGCTGCCCGCGTCGTTCCTGGCCGACGCCCTGCAGCAACTGCCTGAGCTGGCCCGTGAGCTGCTGGCGGCGGAGCGGCTTGATCACGGCCCGGCACGCGCCATGGGCACGCCGCGCAGACTGACGCTATGGGTCGACGACGTACGCGAGCATCAGCGCGATCTGCGCGAGCAGGTGCTTGGTCCAGCCAAGGCGCTGGCCTTCGACACGCAAGGCAGACCCACCAAAGCGGGAACAGGTTTTGCCCGCAGGCACGGCAGAACAGCAAGCGAGCTCGAGGTCGTTGCCACGCCCAAGGGAGATTACGTCGCAATCGAACGCCGCGCCCCCGGACGGCCGGCGGGCGATGTCTTGGTTGGGCTGCTCGGGAAGCTCTGCGGCGCGATTTCCTTCCGCAAGTCCATGCGCTGGGGCACCGGCCGGGTAGCGTTTGGACGGCCGATCCACTGGATCGTCGCGCTGCTTGGAGAACACGAGCTCAGGTTCAGCTTCGCAGGCGTGACCGCTGGGCGCTACACGCGCGGACACCGGTTTCTGGCTCCCGAGGCTGTGCGAATCGGGCATCCGTCGGCCTACGTGAGCGCGCTGCGCAGGGCCCACGTAGTGGTCGACCCGCAGCAGCGCAGCGACGTCATGCTGTCCGCGCTGAGAGCAAGCGCCGAGCAAGCGGGCGGCGAGCTGATCGAGGACGCCTTCTTGCTCAGCGAATGCGCGTCGCTGGTCGAGGAGCCCCACGTGCTGTGCGGCAGCTTTGACGCTCGGTTTCTGGGGCTTCCTTCCGAGGTGGTCGTGGCCGTCCTGCGCGGGCATCAGCGCTACTTCGCGCTGCGTGCGCCCGGCGGGGAGCAGCTGCTGGCCCGGTACTTGACCGTCGCCAACAGCCCGGGCGATTCCGAGGTGGTAAGGCAGGGCAACGACCGCGTGCTTCGAGCGCGTCTTGCCGACGCCGAGTTTTTCGTGGCCGAGGACCGCAAGCTCACCTTGAGCGAGCGTGTGGAGAAGCTGGATCAGGTCGTGTTCCAAGCCAAGCTCGGCAGCGTCGGCGACAAGGTGCGGAGGATCATCGCCCTGCAGTCCGAGCTGGCTGGTTATTGCGAGGTGGACCTCGAGCGCTGCCGGCAGGCGGCACGCCTGTGCAAGGCGGACTTGACCACCGCGATCGTTGGAGAGTTTCCGGAGCTGCAGGGCGTGATGGGCAGCTGGTACGCCAAACACGAGGGCGTGGAGGCAAGCGCGGCGCGAGCAATTCAGGATCATTACTTGCCGGTCGCGGCACACGGCCCCGTCGCTTCCGAGGCGGTATCGGCCTGTGTTGGGGTTGCAGACCGCATCGATACGCTCGTGGGTTGTTTCGGGATCGGTCTGTCTCCTAGTGGCTCGGCCGATCCCTACGCCTTGCGAAGGGCGGCCTTGGGGATCGTGCGCACAGCCCTGGAGGGCCCGATCGACGTCCGGTTGAAGTCGCTCGTACGTCGCACGTACGGGCTTCACGATCCGGGCAGCCTTGCGCCTTGCGATCGGGTGGTCTCGGAGCTCGATCGATTCTTCCGGGCGCGTCTTAGAGCTTATCTGGGGGAGCGCCACACCGGCGACGTGGTCGAAGCCTGTTTGGCCGCGTGGGATTTCGAGTCGCTGGAGGATCTGGCGCAGCGGCTGAGCGCGGTCGAGATGCTGCGCCGGATGCCCGAGTACGCGGCGCTCACCGTGGCCTTCAAGCGCAGCTTCAACATCGCCGCCGAAGTGCAAGGGGAGGCTCGGCGTGATCTGATGGAGCCAGGAGCAGAAACCGTGCTGGCAGAGGCGTTCGATGAGCTACGCCCCCGCGTGGAACGCGCCCTGGAGATCCGCGACTACGAGACCGCGCTCGTACAGATTGCCAGGGAGCTGCGACAGCCCATCGACCACTTTTTCGATGCCGTGTTCGTGATGGTCGACGATGCTGCCGTTCGCGACAACCGTCTGCGCCTGCTCGCGAGCATCGCGCGTCTGGTTACCAGGGTGGCACACCTGCACCAACTGTCGCCGACCGCCGCCGCAGTGCCGGCCTCAACCGCAGTGCCGGCCTCAACCGCAGTGCCGGCCGCAACCGCAGTGCCGGCCGCCGCCGCAGTGCCGAGCGCCGGGAAGGATCGCACGCGGCACGGCTCGAGGCGTAAGCCGTGA
- a CDS encoding protein kinase — protein sequence MLIRSVFCGRSGLMERHDGSGASGSVPEQSQASALTARSDPLIGRVLDSRYRMEAVIGEGGMGLVYKAVHTALNKPLAIKVLRAEVSKNAHVLARFRQEAQSASAIGNQHIVDISDFGALPDGSTYIVMEYLPGRSLADAMSEGRLATQRIVRIARQLCHALGAAHEAGIVHRDLKPDNIQLIRRGGHDDFVKVLDFGIAKVGGGSSKLTQAGQVFGTPHYMSPEQCAGTSVDQRTDIYALGVILYELSSGRVPFDADSLMGILTKHIYENPIAPRKLQPPAGVPPGLEAVIMKSLSKKPEHRYQSMAEVAAELEAFEAGRAPRAAGGQRPNGAGGAGALGNEAGSRLSFDLGEPELPVKKPTVPILIGLGALAAIGGGLMFALGSSGEPALPQTDSPAPQQTAAPAPIRDTAVATKHETGSKSEGNKALGRGAEPASPQPPLAEQTGVRVESTPRGASVYRGTQLVGVTPLRIARPSGDEVIELELRKSGYRAKDIRVSASTAQQLRVELDKRSRPSKPRLDRTRATSRAPSRRKKPAGETKGQEREGPGLIPQSEVLDPWQ from the coding sequence ATGCTCATCAGGAGTGTTTTTTGCGGGCGTTCGGGCCTCATGGAACGACACGACGGAAGCGGAGCAAGTGGTTCCGTCCCGGAACAGAGCCAGGCCAGCGCGCTGACAGCCCGAAGCGACCCGCTGATCGGGAGGGTGCTCGATTCGCGCTATCGAATGGAGGCCGTGATCGGCGAGGGGGGCATGGGACTGGTTTACAAGGCGGTGCACACCGCGCTCAACAAACCGCTCGCGATCAAGGTTCTCCGCGCCGAAGTGTCCAAGAACGCTCACGTGCTTGCACGTTTCCGGCAGGAGGCGCAGAGCGCATCGGCGATCGGCAACCAGCATATCGTGGACATCAGCGATTTCGGGGCGCTTCCGGACGGTTCCACCTACATCGTGATGGAGTACCTACCCGGGCGTTCCCTGGCCGACGCCATGAGTGAGGGCAGGCTCGCTACGCAGCGCATCGTCAGGATCGCCAGGCAGCTGTGCCACGCGCTCGGTGCGGCCCACGAAGCGGGTATCGTTCACCGTGATCTGAAGCCGGACAATATCCAACTCATCCGCCGTGGTGGTCACGACGATTTCGTCAAGGTGCTGGACTTTGGTATTGCGAAAGTGGGTGGCGGCAGCAGCAAGCTGACCCAGGCGGGCCAGGTCTTCGGAACCCCGCACTACATGTCTCCGGAGCAGTGCGCGGGCACCAGCGTAGACCAACGAACGGACATTTATGCACTCGGTGTCATTCTGTACGAGCTCAGCAGCGGGCGAGTGCCGTTCGACGCCGATAGTCTGATGGGAATCCTGACCAAGCACATCTACGAGAACCCCATCGCGCCTCGCAAGCTGCAGCCTCCTGCCGGCGTGCCGCCGGGGCTCGAAGCCGTGATCATGAAGTCCCTGAGCAAGAAACCGGAGCACCGCTACCAGAGCATGGCGGAGGTTGCCGCGGAGCTGGAGGCCTTCGAGGCAGGACGGGCTCCACGAGCGGCCGGGGGGCAGCGTCCCAATGGCGCCGGGGGCGCCGGCGCCTTGGGGAACGAGGCTGGCAGTCGGCTATCATTCGACCTCGGTGAGCCCGAGCTGCCGGTCAAGAAGCCCACCGTACCGATTCTGATCGGTCTGGGAGCCCTGGCGGCGATCGGGGGCGGTTTGATGTTCGCGCTCGGTTCGAGCGGGGAACCGGCGCTTCCACAAACCGACTCGCCTGCGCCGCAGCAAACCGCAGCGCCTGCACCGATCCGGGACACGGCCGTTGCCACGAAGCACGAGACGGGTTCCAAGAGCGAAGGAAACAAAGCGCTCGGGCGAGGAGCCGAGCCCGCTTCGCCCCAGCCGCCGCTCGCGGAACAGACCGGCGTGCGGGTGGAAAGCACTCCGCGAGGTGCGTCGGTGTATCGCGGAACCCAGCTGGTCGGTGTAACGCCGCTGCGGATTGCGAGGCCGTCCGGTGACGAGGTCATCGAGCTAGAGCTTCGCAAGTCCGGCTATCGTGCCAAGGACATTCGCGTCTCCGCGAGCACTGCGCAACAGCTGCGGGTCGAGCTCGACAAGCGATCCAGGCCCTCCAAGCCCAGGCTCGACAGGACCCGAGCCACGAGTCGAGCGCCAAGCAGGCGCAAGAAGCCGGCCGGGGAGACCAAAGGCCAAGAGCGAGAGGGCCCGGGCCTCATACCCCAAAGCGAAGTGCTCGATCCTTGGCAGTGA